One region of Catenuloplanes indicus genomic DNA includes:
- a CDS encoding TetR/AcrR family transcriptional regulator has protein sequence MPRVSQDQLDARRQEILSAARACFARHGYEGATVRRLEEATGLSRGAIFHHFRDKDSLFLAVAEDDAAAMVTTVAENGLVQVMRDLLARAGSPDTAGWLGSQLEVSRRLRTDPDFASRWAQRQAAIEEATRTRLGRLRDAGKLRDDVPLDVLAEFLELAYDGLVLHLAMGRPAGSLSRVLDVVEEAVRRS, from the coding sequence GTGCCAAGGGTAAGCCAGGATCAGCTCGACGCGCGCCGCCAGGAGATTCTCTCGGCCGCGCGGGCCTGCTTCGCCCGGCACGGTTACGAGGGCGCCACCGTGCGTCGCCTGGAGGAGGCCACCGGGCTGTCCCGGGGCGCGATCTTCCACCACTTCCGGGACAAGGACTCGCTGTTCCTCGCGGTGGCGGAGGACGACGCGGCCGCCATGGTCACCACGGTCGCGGAGAACGGCCTGGTCCAGGTGATGCGTGATCTGCTGGCCCGCGCGGGCTCGCCGGACACGGCCGGCTGGCTGGGCAGCCAGCTGGAGGTCTCCCGCCGGCTGCGCACCGACCCCGACTTCGCGTCCCGGTGGGCGCAGCGGCAGGCCGCGATCGAGGAGGCCACCCGCACCCGGCTCGGCCGGCTGCGCGACGCCGGCAAGCTGCGCGACGACGTGCCGCTGGACGTGCTGGCCGAGTTCCTGGAGCTGGCGTACGACGGGCTGGTGCTGCACCTGGCGATGGGCCGCCCGGCCGGGTCGCTGAGCCGCGTGCTGGACGTGGTGGAGGAAGCGGTCCGGCGCAGCTGA
- a CDS encoding SDR family oxidoreductase, giving the protein MDLGLDGRVYVLTGASRGLGFATAEALVADGAHVVISARSADAVTDAVSRLGDRAHGVVADLGDPAAARRLADAARDRFGRIDGALISVGGPPPGSSLEVMDEQWRSAFETVFLGAVRTARTIAGELGDGGAIAFVASNSAKSPISGLGISNGLRPGLAMVAKELADELGPRGIRVLSLLPGRFLTDRLRELMEDTGDAEAAAAGYRKAIPLRRIGDPAEFGRVAAFALSPAASFLSGVALPVDGGAIRTL; this is encoded by the coding sequence ATGGATCTGGGTCTGGACGGACGCGTGTACGTGCTCACCGGTGCCTCCCGCGGTCTCGGCTTCGCCACCGCCGAGGCACTCGTCGCGGACGGCGCACACGTGGTGATCTCCGCCCGTTCCGCGGACGCGGTCACGGACGCGGTGTCCCGGTTGGGCGACCGCGCGCACGGCGTGGTCGCCGACCTCGGCGACCCGGCCGCCGCGCGCCGCCTGGCCGACGCCGCGCGGGACCGGTTCGGCCGGATCGACGGGGCGCTGATCTCGGTCGGCGGCCCACCGCCCGGCTCCTCGCTCGAGGTCATGGACGAGCAGTGGCGGTCCGCGTTCGAGACCGTGTTCCTGGGCGCGGTGCGCACGGCGCGCACGATCGCCGGTGAGCTCGGCGACGGCGGCGCGATCGCGTTCGTGGCGTCCAACTCGGCGAAGTCGCCGATCAGCGGCCTGGGCATCTCCAACGGGCTGCGGCCCGGCCTGGCCATGGTCGCCAAGGAGCTGGCCGACGAGCTGGGCCCGCGCGGCATCCGGGTGCTGAGCCTGCTGCCCGGCCGCTTCCTCACCGACCGGCTGCGCGAGCTGATGGAGGACACCGGCGACGCCGAGGCGGCCGCCGCGGGTTACCGGAAGGCCATTCCGCTGCGCCGCATCGGCGACCCGGCGGAGTTCGGGCGGGTCGCCGCGTTCGCGCTGTCGCCGGCCGCGAGCTTCCTGAGCGGCGTCGCGCTGCCGGTCGACGGCGGCGCGATCCGTACCCTCTGA
- the mug gene encoding G/U mismatch-specific DNA glycosylase, producing MGFTRAELAAAADRVIPDVIAPGLRVLFCGINPGLYSAATGHHFARPGNRFWPALHGAGFTPRLLAPAEQDELPGYGLGITNIVPRASARADELSPAELTAGGAALTAKVAEFRPAWLAVLGIGAYRAAFARPGATVGPQPDRLGGTGIWILPNPSGLNASYQLPRLTAEFTRLRTEAPPTPGA from the coding sequence ATGGGCTTCACCAGGGCCGAGCTGGCGGCCGCAGCCGACCGGGTGATCCCGGACGTGATCGCGCCCGGCCTGCGCGTGCTGTTCTGCGGCATCAACCCCGGGCTGTACTCGGCCGCGACCGGCCACCATTTCGCGCGGCCCGGCAACCGTTTCTGGCCCGCGCTGCACGGCGCCGGCTTCACGCCCCGGCTGCTCGCCCCCGCGGAGCAGGACGAGCTTCCCGGGTACGGCCTGGGGATCACGAACATCGTGCCGCGCGCGTCGGCCCGCGCCGACGAGCTGTCCCCGGCCGAGCTGACCGCCGGCGGCGCGGCGCTGACCGCGAAGGTCGCCGAGTTCCGCCCCGCCTGGCTGGCCGTGCTCGGCATCGGCGCCTACCGCGCCGCGTTCGCCCGCCCCGGGGCCACCGTCGGCCCCCAGCCCGACCGCCTCGGCGGCACCGGCATCTGGATCCTCCCCAACCCCAGCGGCCTCAACGCCTCCTACCAACTCCCCCGCCTGACCGCCGAGTTCACCCGCCTCCGCACCGAGGCGCCGCCCACGCCCGGCGCCTGA
- a CDS encoding enoyl-CoA hydratase/isomerase family protein, translating into MNSDSGVRLECDGPVATVTLCRPDVLNAQTPDMWRALRNFSRELTGDVRVVVVRGEGRAFSAGLDRAVFGGGDFTELAALPDDEAAERIAGFQEAFTWLRRPDLVTIAAVQGHAIGAGFQLALACDLRLLADDAKLSMAEVTLGLVPDLGGTKRLVELIGYARALEVCVTGRRVAADEAAAMGLGNLVVPVAELERATRDLTAAVLAGNRDAVIEIKALLSAAADRSDADADRAEREAQVRRAKDLFGGTGG; encoded by the coding sequence ATGAATTCAGATAGTGGCGTGCGGCTTGAATGCGACGGGCCGGTCGCGACGGTGACGTTGTGCCGGCCCGACGTCCTCAATGCGCAGACGCCGGATATGTGGCGCGCTCTGCGCAATTTCTCCCGAGAACTGACCGGTGACGTCCGGGTCGTTGTGGTGCGCGGCGAGGGGCGCGCGTTTTCCGCGGGCCTGGACCGCGCGGTGTTCGGCGGTGGCGACTTCACCGAGCTGGCCGCGCTGCCGGACGACGAGGCCGCGGAGCGGATCGCCGGGTTCCAGGAGGCGTTCACCTGGCTGCGCCGGCCCGATTTGGTGACGATCGCGGCCGTGCAGGGCCACGCGATCGGCGCCGGGTTCCAGCTCGCGCTCGCCTGCGACCTCCGGCTGCTCGCCGACGACGCGAAGCTGTCGATGGCCGAGGTGACGCTCGGCCTGGTCCCCGACCTGGGCGGCACGAAGCGCCTGGTCGAGCTGATCGGTTACGCCCGCGCGCTGGAGGTCTGCGTGACCGGCCGCCGCGTCGCCGCGGACGAGGCCGCCGCGATGGGCCTCGGCAACCTCGTCGTGCCGGTCGCCGAGCTGGAGCGGGCCACCCGGGATCTGACCGCCGCCGTGCTGGCGGGCAACCGGGACGCGGTCATCGAGATCAAGGCGTTGCTCTCCGCCGCCGCGGACCGTTCCGACGCCGACGCCGACCGTGCCGAACGCGAGGCCCAGGTCCGCCGCGCCAAGGACCTGTTCGGAGGCACCGGCGGCTGA
- a CDS encoding helix-turn-helix domain-containing protein, which produces MAATGTATSTEKGRRIVGQERQTLAKDLVKRYTSGESIRALAASTGRSYGFVHRVLTESGVQLRQRGGARRRKKA; this is translated from the coding sequence ATGGCAGCCACTGGCACAGCCACCAGCACTGAGAAAGGTCGCCGAATTGTCGGGCAGGAGCGTCAGACGCTCGCCAAGGACCTCGTAAAGCGGTATACCTCTGGGGAAAGTATCCGCGCCTTGGCCGCCTCGACAGGCCGTTCCTACGGTTTCGTGCACCGAGTTCTGACCGAAAGCGGCGTTCAACTGCGCCAGCGCGGCGGCGCCCGCCGTCGCAAGAAGGCGTGA
- a CDS encoding ABC-F family ATP-binding cassette domain-containing protein, translating into MITVTGLELRAGARILLSEANLRIQPGDRIGLVGRNGAGKTTTLKVLAGEGQPYAGKVERRGEAGYLPQDPRTGDLGVTARDRVLSARGLDAILREMNELQDKLANDADDRLVRKYGALEDRFAALGGYAAEAEAARICANLGLEDRILAQTIGTLSGGQRRRIELARILFRDAGDSGILLLDEPTNHLDADSINWLKSFLAAHKGGLVVISHDGAMLEAVVNKVWYLDATRSVVDQYNLGWKAYLEQRETDERRRRRERANAEKKAGALMAQADKMRAKATKTVAAQNMAKRAEKLLSGLEEERTADRVAKVRFPAPAPCGKTPLTASNLSKSYGSLEIFTDVSVAVDRGSRVAILGLNGAGKTTLLRMLGGLLESDTGSVNPGHGLRLGYYAQEHETLDVDRTILEHMRSAAPDQSDTDLRKILGAFLFSGDDVNKPAGVLSGGEKTRLALATLVCSGANVLLLDEPTNNLDPASREQVLDAIANYPGAIVLVTHDPGCVLALKPDRAILLPDGDEDAWSDDLLELVELA; encoded by the coding sequence ATGATCACCGTCACCGGCCTGGAGCTTCGCGCCGGAGCCCGCATCCTGCTGTCCGAGGCCAACCTGCGGATCCAGCCGGGCGACCGGATCGGCCTGGTCGGCCGCAACGGCGCGGGCAAGACCACGACGCTGAAGGTGCTCGCCGGCGAGGGCCAGCCGTACGCGGGGAAGGTCGAACGCCGCGGCGAGGCCGGTTATCTCCCGCAGGACCCGCGCACCGGCGACCTGGGCGTCACCGCGCGCGACCGGGTGCTCTCCGCCCGCGGGCTGGACGCGATCCTCCGCGAGATGAACGAGTTGCAGGACAAACTGGCGAACGACGCGGACGACCGCCTGGTCCGCAAGTACGGCGCGCTGGAGGACCGGTTCGCCGCGCTCGGCGGTTACGCGGCCGAGGCCGAGGCCGCCCGGATCTGCGCGAACCTCGGTCTCGAGGACCGCATCCTGGCGCAGACGATCGGCACGCTCTCCGGTGGTCAGCGCCGCCGGATCGAGCTGGCCCGGATCCTGTTCCGGGACGCCGGTGACAGCGGCATCCTGTTGCTCGACGAGCCCACGAACCACTTGGACGCAGACTCGATCAACTGGCTGAAGAGCTTTCTCGCCGCGCACAAGGGCGGGCTCGTGGTGATCTCCCACGACGGCGCGATGCTGGAGGCCGTGGTCAACAAGGTGTGGTACCTGGACGCCACCCGGTCCGTGGTCGACCAGTACAACCTGGGCTGGAAGGCGTACCTCGAGCAGCGCGAGACGGACGAGCGCCGCCGCCGGCGCGAGCGGGCCAACGCGGAGAAGAAGGCCGGTGCGCTGATGGCGCAGGCCGACAAGATGCGCGCCAAGGCCACCAAGACCGTCGCCGCGCAGAACATGGCGAAGCGCGCCGAGAAGCTGCTCTCCGGCCTGGAGGAGGAGCGCACCGCGGACCGGGTGGCGAAGGTGCGCTTCCCCGCACCGGCGCCGTGCGGCAAGACGCCGCTGACCGCGTCGAACCTCTCCAAGTCGTACGGCTCGCTGGAGATCTTCACGGACGTGAGCGTGGCGGTGGACCGTGGCTCCCGGGTGGCGATCCTGGGCCTGAACGGCGCCGGAAAGACCACGCTGCTGCGCATGCTGGGCGGGCTGCTGGAGTCGGACACCGGGTCGGTGAACCCCGGGCACGGGCTGCGCCTCGGCTACTACGCGCAGGAGCACGAGACGCTGGACGTGGACCGCACGATCCTGGAGCACATGCGCAGCGCCGCGCCGGACCAGTCGGACACCGACCTGCGGAAGATCCTGGGCGCGTTCCTGTTCAGCGGCGACGACGTGAACAAGCCGGCCGGTGTGCTCTCCGGCGGGGAGAAGACCCGGCTCGCGCTCGCCACGCTGGTCTGTTCCGGGGCGAACGTGCTGCTCCTCGACGAGCCGACGAACAACCTCGACCCGGCCAGCCGCGAGCAGGTGCTGGACGCGATCGCGAACTACCCCGGCGCGATCGTGCTCGTCACCCACGACCCGGGCTGCGTGCTGGCGCTGAAGCCGGACCGCGCCATCCTTCTTCCGGACGGTGACGAGGACGCGTGGAGCGACGACCTGCTCGAGCTCGTCGAACTCGCCTGA
- the ypfJ gene encoding KPN_02809 family neutral zinc metallopeptidase: MELNENARIDTDQITDRRGSGGGGGLSGIPIPIGGGKGAWIGLAIFLLVSLVGGGLGLNAMGGDGSGTGSGSGESLAQECAADDRLQQLECRNALYVNSIQDYWKDALPQHFGEQYAESDTVFFQQAVSTGCGNADSGVGPFYCPADDLVYIDLTFYRQLADQLGAPGEFAQPYVLAHEYGHHVQDLLGTEAEMRRAQQRDPNGANQLSVMLELQADCYAGAWAKNATGTDDASGQKIFKSITDRDIQEGLDTAAAIGDDTLQQKSGNPVDEEAFTHGSSADRQKWFRTGYDSGDPKSCDTFGSAI; this comes from the coding sequence ATGGAGCTCAACGAGAACGCACGGATCGACACCGACCAGATCACCGACCGGCGCGGCAGCGGTGGCGGCGGCGGGCTGTCCGGCATCCCGATCCCGATCGGCGGCGGCAAGGGCGCCTGGATCGGCCTCGCGATCTTCCTGCTGGTCTCGCTGGTCGGCGGCGGCCTCGGGCTGAACGCGATGGGCGGCGACGGGTCCGGCACCGGGTCCGGCTCCGGCGAGTCGCTGGCCCAGGAGTGCGCCGCGGACGACCGGCTGCAGCAGCTGGAGTGCCGGAACGCGCTCTACGTGAACTCGATCCAGGACTACTGGAAGGACGCGCTGCCGCAGCACTTCGGCGAGCAGTACGCCGAGTCCGACACGGTCTTCTTCCAACAGGCGGTCAGCACCGGGTGCGGCAACGCGGACTCCGGCGTAGGCCCGTTCTACTGCCCGGCCGACGACCTGGTGTACATCGACCTCACGTTCTACCGCCAGCTCGCCGACCAGCTCGGCGCGCCCGGCGAGTTCGCCCAGCCGTACGTGCTGGCCCACGAGTACGGCCACCACGTGCAGGACCTGCTCGGCACGGAGGCGGAGATGCGCCGCGCCCAGCAGCGTGACCCGAACGGCGCAAACCAGCTCTCCGTGATGCTGGAGCTGCAGGCCGACTGCTACGCCGGCGCCTGGGCGAAGAACGCGACCGGCACCGACGACGCGAGCGGCCAGAAGATCTTCAAGAGCATCACCGACCGGGACATCCAGGAGGGCCTGGACACCGCGGCCGCGATCGGCGACGACACGCTCCAGCAGAAGTCCGGCAACCCGGTCGACGAGGAGGCGTTCACCCACGGCTCGTCCGCGGACCGGCAGAAGTGGTTCCGCACCGGCTACGACAGCGGCGACCCGAAGTCCTGCGACACGTTCGGCAGCGCGATCTAG
- a CDS encoding serine/threonine-protein kinase: MPVPDRIGRYHVRRLLGSGAFATVWLADDESLRSSVAVKVLAENWTHHADVRARFTEEARIMRRAESDRLIRVLDVGELDDGRPYLVMTYATGGTLAERLERGPMPVRDALRVASDLARGVAVLHDLGVLHRDLKPSNVLFTGEPGAERVVVGDLGLAKALAHGSAFTVIAGSPGYMAPEQARLGAGLDARADVYALGALAYHMLTGRPPSLPESVQAVAAAAATPVVRPSKLRPGVPSAVDGVVLRAVQTDPARRWPSAAAFADALVTAAAPRPVRPVVRALRVATGFVLAAAALATGAVADTGSPPRPRWVTVTDASGGVSVTVPAAWATQVRTTGWNPATINLPPGRAPGLVVGADLTAWSDPASAVPGVFAGASRALREGRPALPDHSGCAAEPARIRRLGDGSVTVKRWTGCGGTTISFTEALITPAAGDYGVYVQIRQVDAADHTERILRGVRTSDSLAPAA; encoded by the coding sequence GTGCCAGTGCCCGACCGGATAGGTCGTTACCACGTTCGCCGCTTACTCGGATCGGGTGCGTTCGCCACGGTGTGGCTCGCCGACGACGAGAGCCTGCGGTCGTCGGTCGCGGTGAAGGTGCTGGCGGAGAACTGGACCCACCACGCGGACGTGCGGGCCCGGTTCACCGAGGAAGCGCGGATCATGCGCCGTGCCGAGTCGGACCGGCTGATCCGCGTGCTGGACGTGGGCGAGTTGGACGACGGCCGCCCTTACCTGGTGATGACCTACGCGACCGGCGGCACGCTCGCGGAACGGCTCGAGCGCGGCCCGATGCCGGTGCGCGACGCGCTGCGCGTCGCGTCCGACCTCGCCCGGGGGGTGGCCGTGCTGCACGACCTGGGCGTCCTGCACCGGGACCTGAAACCGTCCAACGTGCTCTTCACCGGCGAGCCCGGCGCGGAGCGGGTGGTGGTCGGCGACCTGGGCCTGGCGAAGGCGCTGGCGCACGGCTCCGCGTTCACCGTGATCGCCGGGTCGCCCGGCTACATGGCTCCGGAGCAGGCCCGGCTCGGTGCCGGGCTGGACGCGCGCGCGGACGTCTACGCGCTCGGCGCGCTGGCCTACCACATGCTCACCGGGCGTCCTCCGAGTCTTCCCGAGTCGGTCCAGGCGGTCGCGGCCGCTGCCGCGACGCCGGTGGTGCGGCCGTCGAAGCTCCGGCCGGGTGTTCCGTCCGCGGTGGACGGTGTGGTGCTGCGGGCGGTGCAGACCGATCCGGCGCGGCGGTGGCCGTCCGCGGCCGCGTTCGCCGACGCGCTGGTCACGGCCGCGGCGCCACGCCCGGTGCGGCCCGTGGTGCGGGCGCTGCGGGTCGCGACCGGGTTCGTGCTGGCCGCTGCGGCGCTGGCCACCGGTGCCGTCGCGGACACCGGGTCGCCGCCGCGGCCCCGGTGGGTCACGGTCACCGACGCCTCCGGCGGCGTCTCGGTCACGGTGCCGGCCGCCTGGGCCACGCAGGTGCGCACCACCGGCTGGAACCCGGCCACGATCAACCTGCCGCCCGGCCGCGCGCCCGGCCTGGTCGTCGGCGCGGACCTGACCGCGTGGTCCGACCCGGCGAGTGCGGTCCCCGGCGTGTTCGCCGGTGCGAGCCGGGCGTTGCGCGAGGGCCGCCCGGCGCTGCCGGACCACTCCGGCTGCGCGGCGGAACCGGCCCGGATCCGCCGCCTGGGCGACGGATCCGTCACCGTGAAGCGCTGGACCGGCTGCGGTGGCACCACGATCTCCTTCACCGAGGCACTGATCACGCCGGCGGCCGGCGACTACGGCGTCTACGTCCAGATCCGCCAGGTCGACGCCGCCGACCACACCGAGAGAATCCTGCGCGGGGTACGCACCAGCGACTCGCTCGCACCCGCCGCCTAG
- a CDS encoding RNA polymerase sigma factor: protein MDLPHMTPGPDLDTLARNASAGDAAALHELLTRIRPDVIRHCARFLPCAQDAEEAAQDALLQVTRHINRFEGRAKFSTWLHTVVANCARQTYRTLKRRAAERADADLPVHLPDPRTTSVIAGSRLDLLDALERLEADRPNLVAALVLRDLSQLDYEEIAEQLALPVGTVKSQVHRARQHVRASLAGER, encoded by the coding sequence ATGGATCTCCCCCACATGACACCCGGCCCGGACCTCGACACCCTCGCCCGGAACGCGTCGGCCGGCGACGCCGCGGCGCTGCATGAACTGCTGACCCGCATCCGGCCCGACGTGATCCGCCACTGTGCACGGTTCCTGCCGTGCGCGCAGGACGCGGAGGAGGCGGCGCAGGACGCGCTGCTGCAGGTGACCCGGCACATCAACCGGTTCGAGGGCCGGGCGAAGTTCTCCACCTGGCTGCACACGGTGGTGGCGAACTGCGCGCGGCAGACGTACCGCACGCTGAAACGGCGGGCGGCCGAGCGCGCGGACGCGGACCTGCCGGTGCACCTGCCGGACCCGCGCACCACCAGCGTGATCGCCGGTTCCCGGCTGGACCTGCTGGACGCGCTGGAACGGCTGGAGGCGGACCGGCCGAACCTGGTGGCGGCGCTGGTGCTCCGCGATCTGTCCCAGCTGGACTACGAGGAGATCGCGGAGCAGCTGGCGCTCCCGGTCGGCACCGTCAAGTCCCAGGTGCACCGCGCCCGGCAGCACGTCCGCGCCTCACTGGCCGGAGAGCGTTGA
- a CDS encoding acVLRF1 family peptidyl-tRNA hydrolase produces MRARPAAGGGRRVEVVPGRLTRWLDNFTARHGQPRTTMRGYAMRLEAPDGAIAELHAPPGAPLTGDPESFLAAAVAPRPLGLLLARKSAVAVGWAAGAELRESKVDRSYVQSRTAAGGWSQQRFARRRDNQAKAAAGGAADIAVRLLLPRATELTTLVTGGDRAAVDAILADRRLAPLLELRAERFLDVPEPRQAVLEAALPEARAVSILILEGGHPPG; encoded by the coding sequence ATGCGCGCGCGACCGGCCGCGGGCGGCGGCCGCCGGGTCGAGGTCGTCCCCGGCCGCCTGACCCGCTGGCTCGACAACTTCACGGCCCGGCACGGACAACCCCGGACCACCATGCGGGGGTACGCGATGCGCCTGGAGGCACCGGACGGCGCGATCGCGGAACTGCACGCGCCGCCCGGTGCGCCGTTGACCGGCGACCCGGAGTCGTTCCTGGCCGCCGCGGTCGCGCCCCGCCCACTCGGGCTGCTGCTGGCACGCAAGTCCGCGGTCGCGGTCGGCTGGGCGGCCGGCGCCGAGTTGCGCGAGTCGAAGGTGGACCGCAGCTACGTGCAGTCCCGGACCGCGGCCGGTGGCTGGTCCCAGCAGCGCTTCGCCCGGCGCCGGGACAACCAGGCCAAGGCCGCGGCCGGTGGCGCCGCCGACATCGCGGTCCGCCTGCTGCTGCCCCGCGCGACGGAGCTGACCACGCTGGTGACGGGCGGCGACCGGGCCGCGGTCGACGCGATCCTCGCCGACCGCCGCCTGGCCCCGCTGCTGGAGCTGCGGGCCGAGCGCTTCCTGGACGTGCCCGAGCCCCGTCAGGCCGTCCTGGAGGCCGCGCTTCCCGAGGCCCGCGCGGTCTCGATCCTGATTCTGGAAGGTGGCCACCCACCCGGCTGA
- a CDS encoding SigE family RNA polymerase sigma factor, giving the protein MTSVPGNYALAAPAVAPSAPPQPSSESGTRRLLRTGRARAARQDQEDEYVEFAQAMAERLRRTAFLMCRDWHLAQDLTQITLTKMYVSWNRIHGTVNVEAYSHKVLMNALFDHRRRGGREFVGIATGDHLDSPAPDAGPELRMTLLEALGTLPERDRAIVVLRYWEDHSVETVAEVMGVSTTVVKSQSKRCLQRLRRLLGDHRALLLEEAD; this is encoded by the coding sequence GTGACCAGCGTTCCCGGCAACTACGCCCTGGCGGCGCCGGCCGTGGCCCCCTCCGCTCCGCCCCAGCCGTCGTCCGAGTCCGGCACGCGGCGTCTGCTGCGCACCGGGCGAGCCCGGGCCGCGCGCCAGGACCAGGAGGACGAGTACGTCGAGTTCGCCCAGGCGATGGCGGAGCGGCTGCGGCGTACCGCGTTCCTGATGTGCCGCGACTGGCACCTCGCCCAGGACCTGACGCAGATCACGCTCACCAAGATGTACGTGTCGTGGAACCGGATACACGGCACCGTCAACGTCGAGGCGTACAGCCACAAGGTGCTGATGAACGCGCTCTTCGACCACCGGCGCAGGGGCGGCCGCGAGTTCGTCGGCATCGCGACCGGCGACCACCTCGACTCACCGGCCCCGGACGCCGGCCCGGAGCTGCGGATGACGCTGCTGGAGGCGCTCGGCACGCTGCCGGAGCGGGACCGCGCGATCGTCGTGCTCCGCTACTGGGAGGACCACAGCGTGGAGACCGTCGCCGAGGTGATGGGCGTCTCCACCACGGTCGTGAAGTCGCAGAGCAAGCGCTGCCTGCAACGCCTGCGCCGGCTCCTCGGCGACCACCGCGCGCTGCTGCTGGAGGAGGCCGACTAG
- a CDS encoding DNA alkylation repair protein: MDVVDRLTITYRAAADPVRAEAMSAYMRGRFPFLGISTPRRRALDRSVLPSVSAADAPLVAERVWELPEREYQHFGADLLRRHAPRSPVTLLPVVRHLITTKSWWDTVDTLATRVVGPLGATHATVRDEMDEWITDPDVWVIRTALLHQLHYGADTVTERLFAYCLRQAGHPDFFVRKAIGWALRHYARTAPEEVRAFVTAHADVLSPLSAREALKNL, from the coding sequence ATGGACGTCGTCGATCGGTTGACGATCACCTACCGTGCGGCCGCGGACCCGGTGCGTGCGGAGGCGATGAGCGCGTACATGCGCGGCCGCTTCCCGTTCCTCGGCATTTCCACGCCGCGCCGGCGGGCGCTGGACCGTTCGGTGCTGCCCTCGGTCTCCGCGGCCGACGCGCCGCTGGTCGCCGAGCGGGTCTGGGAGCTGCCGGAGCGGGAGTACCAGCACTTCGGGGCGGACCTGCTGCGCCGGCACGCGCCGCGGTCACCGGTCACGCTGCTGCCGGTGGTGCGGCACCTGATCACCACGAAGTCCTGGTGGGACACGGTCGACACGCTGGCCACCCGGGTCGTCGGCCCGCTCGGCGCCACGCACGCGACGGTCCGCGACGAGATGGACGAGTGGATCACCGACCCGGACGTGTGGGTGATCCGGACCGCGCTGCTGCACCAGCTGCACTACGGCGCGGACACGGTGACCGAGCGGCTGTTCGCGTACTGCCTGCGCCAGGCCGGGCACCCGGACTTCTTCGTCCGCAAGGCGATCGGCTGGGCGCTGCGGCACTACGCCCGGACCGCGCCGGAGGAGGTGCGTGCGTTCGTCACCGCTCACGCGGACGTGCTGTCGCCGCTCTCCGCCCGGGAGGCGCTCAAGAACCTGTGA